From the Purpureocillium takamizusanense chromosome 6, complete sequence genome, one window contains:
- a CDS encoding uncharacterized protein (COG:S~SECRETED:SignalP(1-20~SECRETED:cutsite=ASG-SM~SECRETED:prob=0.4641)~EggNog:ENOG503PEV2), with protein sequence MLSTTTIFACLAVAASVASGSMWRLPAFPDEDPIMLNGTTEAEVHRELLTINPNYDTDFPNGVRGDNGGAGRRRDWNFAASGLICSTSKDPKFGFITKDGIENAIQALEGVQGIIPLNKGPKVCSELACDADTRAFICNDNNSEFHVGSYENIIDAVRWIREKCAPNKDSKDRPRGGQVFTSQKWNVILEGTSC encoded by the exons ATGCTGTCAACAACAACCATCTTCGCgtgcctcgccgtcgccgccagcgtcgcaTCCGGCAGCATGTGGCGGCTGCCGGCCTTCCCCGACGAGGATCCCATCATGCTCAACGGCaccaccgaggccgaggtgcacCGCGAGCTGCTCACCATCAACCCCAACTACGACACCGACTTCCCCaacggcgtccgcggcgacaatggcggcgcgggcaggcgcAGGGACTGGAACTTTGCCGCCAGCGGGCTCATCTGCTCCACCTCCAAGGACCCCAAGTTCGGCTTCATCACAAAGGACGGCATCGAGAATGCCATCCAGGCCCTCGAAGGCGTCCAAGGCATAATCCCTCTCAACAAGGGGCCAAAGGTCTGCTCCGAACTCGCCTGCGATGCCGACACCCGCGCTTTCATCTGCAACGAC AACAATAGTGAATTCCATGTCGGCTCGTATGAAAacatcatcgacgccgtcaggTGGATACGCGAAAAGTGTGCGCCCAACAAGGACTCCAAAGaccgccctcgcggcgggcaggtctTCACCAGTCAGAAATGGAACGTCATATTGGAGGGAACGAGCTGCTaa